GCTTCATGGAGTTGTAGCATACTAAAAAAAGTCTCAGCGGTTGGTCGTTGAGACTTTTTATCGTTTAGGATAAATCTTCCTTATGGTTGATATACTTATTGATAATAACAGAAATAAAGATTCCAAAAAGCGTTTCAAGGATGCGTCGGATCATATACTGTATTGCATCGCCTTGAGTTCCATTATGATTCAGTAAGACCGCAAGGACTAAAATCGCTGACATGGATGTAGCGTACTCACGAAGATTTAATATTTTACAAAGTGTTAGATCTACTAAAAGCACAGCCACAATGAGTAGCGTATAAGCTAAAGACTCACTGGGAATATTAAAATAGATTGTAATGAGTAGAAATAAGATTCCGATGATTCCTCCAAATAAAGTTCCTAAGATACGATCAAGCGAAGCACGCACTGCATGTTCCGGTGATGACTTCATCATTAAAACGGCGGTAATCGCTGCATAAAAGGGAGCAGGATAGTTTAACGTCCAAGCAGTGATGAGACAGATTGCAACCGCGAGGGTTGTTTTTAAAATTCGTAAACCCGGTAAATATTTCGTGTCCATGTGGCACCTCATGTTTCTTTTATGTGTAAAAATGCAAAATATCCTTAATTTCATACAAATTATACATAAAATATCAAATTATGTCATTCTTCCGTTATTATAGGTTTGCATAACAATACAAAAAAAAATCATAACCTTCTTTGTATGTATGCAGCACACACCATAATAATGATTCATCAGTGTGTGATGAGTCGTGTGCAACCGTCTTTGGTGAGACGACTGCTTTTCGATGAAGTTAAGTAACAGTTAGGAATGTTTAAACGAAGATGAACACACTTCGGAGCTCTTATTTAGGTATGGTGGGATATTCTAAATAATATATGAACTTCCTATAAATCATTATATCGCACATAATCGATTTGTACGCTTGGTTATACTTGACCATATACTCAAGCATTGTTACTTCAGTTATTACGCATAACGATCTGTTTGCATTCTATCATACATGCAGACAAAGCACATCGTACCAAATTTTGTTTTGATCAAGGGGATGTGAAGCAATACAGATATTTGGGGCGGAAGGAGGAGGCCAATGAAAAAAATAGTTAATCACGTTGTAAACGGTCTGTTGAAAATTTCAGATCAAGCAACGACATTATCACTATGGTCTTTCTATAAGCCAGAATTGCCAAAGAAAAAATAATAAAGAACCTTGGTTAGTAACGGACCAAGGTTTTTTTTATGGCTTCAATTTTAGGTTGGGGTTATGCTATAATTTAGGCAAAGGAATGGTATGGTTATGATTAAAATAGCAATTGTTGATGATGAAACGATAATGCATGATCGTCTTCGGGAAGTTGTGAATCAAACGCTGCTTAGCCGAGATATTGATTATCGCGTCTTAATCTTTGATAATCCAGATGATGTGTTGTCATGTGTTAAACAGACCAAGATCGATATTGTTTTATTGGATATCGAGTTGGGTTCTCGAAATGGCGTTGAGTTAGCGAAACGTCTTTCTTTGGATAGTCCAAGTACCGTTGTTGTGTTTATCACTTCCTATGAGGGCTATATTAAGGACGCATTTGGTCTGAATGTCTATGACTATATCTTAAAGCAAGAATTGGATTTGCAGTTGCCAGAGGCGTTAATTCAACTTACAACACGTCTTACACAACGTGATAGTGTTGTTTTTAAGTTTGATTCAGGGATTTTAAATTTAGAACTCATGGAAATTGTCTTTGCATTGTATGAAAATCGAAATATAACGATTTTTACTCAAGATGAATCCTATGTCATGAAGTCAACCAGTCTCACAAAAGTGTATGAGAGTTTACCTGAATCCATGTTTATTCAACCCAATAGTCGTTATATTGTGAATATGATGTATATTCAAGAGATGCGAAAAGGGGTTATCAAACTGAAGGGGTATGATGATCTGATTGAAGTTTCACGCGGTCAGTTTAAAAATTTATATCAAAATTACTTGGATTTCTTAGTAGAAAGTGAGCGATTGTAGATGACAAATGAAGGCATGATGCTTATTGGGGAAGCATTGTTTTGTCTTTTAGATGTATTGTTGCTTTTTAGAGCGGCGCAAGTCTTTCTTACAACTAAAGATAATCATAAATTCAAATTCTGGGGTGTTACCTTCCTAACATCCTTTTTAATTTTTAGCGCAACCGTATCGACAGCATTTTCCTCCTTTGTTTCGATTATTATGGGGGTGCTGCTGGTTGTTTATGTATTTGTGCTTTTTGATGGAAGTGTTTTTGCGAAGGTCATGTCCGCAATTGTTTATTATCTGCTGTTAGGAATTATCACAATTCTTGTAATATCCGCAGTTGTAAAGATTACCAATATTCAAGTTGATGTCTTGATGGGTGCAACCGAATTAAGAATGATTGTGATGTTTGGGATTAAGACCATTACAATCATTCTCATTGAGTTATTACGACGGTTATTAGGGCCAAAGCAGTTTACCCAAGATATTTTCGTATCTAACTATACACTCGGTTATCTTGTTGTGAATCTTCTCGTAATCATTGTACTTTTTGATATTGTTTTGACTCAAGATTATATTATTTCTAAAAATCTTATCTTTTACTTTATTATAATCCAGACTATCTTAATTTCAATCATGTTTATGATTATCAGTAACTACTTTGAAATGAAGGTCAAAAACGAGACCTATCAAACGATGATTGATGCGTTTAATTTATACCAAAAACGTGAAGTGGAACGTGTAGAATCCGATGTGGAAGTATTAAAACTTAAACATGATCTCAAAAATCATATGGCATCTTTATCGTATATGATCGAGTCTGGGAAAGATGATGAAGCCCGTAATTATATCCATGAGCTGATTCATCATGAGGCTTTGAAAACGTATGTGAATACACCCAATCCCGTTATTAATGCCATCGTAAACTCTAAAATTACTCAAAATCCACACATCCATTTTGTAACCCGTGTCGGTATTTCTGAATTTAAAATTGAACCGTATGATTTAACAGTATTATTGGGAAACGCTTTAGACAATGCTATTGAAGCTGCAGGAAAATGCGAACGTAATCGTGTGGTGAAGTTATATCTTGAAGAGAACAGCCAGTTTTGTAAGATTCAAGTTTTAAATACATTTCATGAAATGCCACGAATGAAAGATGGTGTTTACCTTTCTTCAAAACGACTTGGGGATAAACGTGGTTTTGGGATGGTTGCTATGAAAGAAACAACGAATAAATATTTAGGAAGAATGGATAGTAAAATTGAAGATGATTATTTCAAACTAACATTGATTCTTTCAAAATCATCATAATATGCATAAAAAGATACAATATAAACCATTTCGATTTATCATGTATCTTTTTTTCATATAATACAAATAGAGGTGTTACATGAAAAAAATATCATTTAAATTAAGTCATAATTTTTATAAGTACGGATATATTGATGAAGATGATTGTGATCGCATGCGCTTTGCTTTAGAAGTCGTGATGTCCAATCTTTTTACTTTTGGTTTTATAATTCTGATGGGTATTGTATTTCATTGCTTTCGACCAACACTTGCGTTTGTTGTGATGTTGGGGGCACTTCGAAGTTTAGATGATACATTTCATTCAAATACATTTTTTGGATGTTTTACTATGACCGTCTTTGCTTATGTTTTTTCAGTGTTTGGTCCAGGTGTTATTGATACAAGTTTTAAAGTCCCTTATATGTTATTATCTTCGGCATTTTGTGGGTCGATTATGCTTGTGTTTCTGTTTAATCGTAATAATATTCGTTTAAATAAAAATTCAGGATTTATGAGTTACATTATTATCATGTGCATCATTTTATTTATCCTAACCCTAGCCCTCCCGAGTATCTTTGATATTATTTTGGTAGTAATGAATGTCATTATGGTAGTAACGGTAACGTTTGCTTTAGGACAAATCATTCATCTTCGTGAATCATAATTAAGCGCTACGATATTTATCTTTTAAGTCTGTGTCAATTAAGTGTAGAAACCATAATATAACTAAAAGAGGGAGATTTTTATGAATTATGAAGCGTTAATTGTTTTCCTAATTGAAGCCAAAAAAAATACTTATGCATCAGGTTTTGGAAAAGTAGATAGTAGTCGACCGCATTCATATGATTTAGAGTTTAATTCAGGAAAGTACAAATACATTGATAGTTATTTAGGTACTCATTTGTTCACGGGTGAAGAAGCAATCTGGAATCAATTAAATCCTGTTTGGGCAATGAATTATAGTGGAAGAGTCATTAATGAAGAGAAATTTTCAAGCAAGTTCTTAAAAAGGGCCTTGATGGAGCCAACAATTGATTATCCATTTAGGGGTAAACCGTTTTATTCTGAAGGTGATTATACCTATGTAATGGAGGCAAATGGTGATTTTTCTTGGTTTATCGGCAGAGAACTTATCTTTAATAAAGACGAATTAGTGTATGAACTCAATTTTCATGGGGGATTAGTTTTAGATACTCATTTTGATTAATACTCACATAATGAGTACATCGAGATAAACATTAACACCAAACTTAGTTTGGTTTTTTTTCTTTTCTAAGAGAGATCAGTAAATATTAGGTATTTTTTAAAGAACTATCTTGTAGTTTCAAAAGTGATTCGCTAATGATTTCCATCAGTTGTACATAGTTGAAGGTTTCTGTTTGGAAATATGATGATATTTCTAACTAAATGGTATTTCACATTTTATCTTATACAAGGGTCTTTTAAATTGAACTTGTATTTATCTGAGAACCTATGCTATAATCTCGATAGTATGAGTCCTTTAAGTTGTGACAGAGAGCACAGCAAGGTACGCAGTCAACTTTTGTATTATGATGCATAAAGCTGCTTTTTACCTTATTTAAACTTAAAGGACACCTTCGGGTGTCCTTTTGTATAAAAGACCATACGGGAGAAAGAAGAGGTTTTACACATGAGTCATAATCTTACAGTAGGGGTTCAAGAGAAACCCAGTTCAACTAGCAAGTGGGTTATCCTAAGCTTGCAGCATGTCTTTGCGATGTTTGGTGCCACCATTCTCGTTCCATTTTTAACGGGTCTGGATGTTGGGGTCGCACTTGTCGCAAGTGGTATTGGTACCTTAATTTATATTCTATGTACAGGCGCTAAGGTTCCAATTTACTTGGGGAGTTCCTTTGCGTATATCGGAAGTGTTGCTGCCGCAATCGCTTCAACGGGAGGCGCAGCAAGTGCTTATACCGGATTAATGGTGGTTGGTTTAATTTACTTAATCGTTTCTATCGTTATTACTTTTACCGGTAGTGGTTGGATTAAGAAATTATTACCACCTGTAGTAGTAGGGCCGATGATTGTGATTATCGGATTATCCCTTGCTCCGACAGCCGTTAAAGAAGCAGGTTTAATGGGGATTGATGTACTTTTAGAACAAGGTAAGTATGTGGGTGTTCAAGGAGCAGCATGGAAAGTTCCTTTAGTAGCTTTTGTAACATTCATGAGTGTAGTGCTTGTTTCCATTCGAGGAAAAGGTTTTATTAAAGTTGTTCCATTCCTTGTCGCAATTTTTGTAGGATATTTTAGTTCTGTTGTATTAGGTCTTGTTGATCTTGGAACCGTATTCCAAGGCTATAGTTTTATTCAAATTCCAAAATTCCAATTTATTGGAACATATAAACTTGATTTCACAGCCGTTGCAGCTTTCGCACCATTAGCGCTCGTAACAATTGCGGAACATATTGGAGACCACGTAGTATTAGGTGAAATTACGGGTGAAGATTATCTTGAAAGTCCAGGACTAAACCGTACAATATTAGGAGATGGATTGGCTACATTTGTCTCTGCATCAATCGGTGGACCTGCAAACACAACTTATGGTGAAAATACAGGGGTAATCGCGATGACGGGTGTAGGATCTGTATATGTGACAGGATTGGCTGCAATCTTCGCAATCTTACTTGGATTCTTAGGATGGGTTCAAGCCTTTATCACAAGTATTCCTTGGGCTGTTATTGGTGGTATGACCATTGTGCTCTATGGATTAATTGCTTCAAATGGTATTAAAGTATTAATTAAAGATCGTACGGATTTATCCGATATGAAAAACTTGGTTGTCGTTGCATCCATGTTGGTGATTGGTCTTGGTGGAGCAAGTGTTCAAATTACATCACAAACTTCATTAACAGGGATGAGTTTAGCGGCAATTGTCGGAATTCTCCTAAACCTTTTCTTGAATTTTATTGATAAACCCAAAGAAATTAAAGAGACTTATTAAAAAAGCGGCTTCGGCCGTTTTTTTATGGTTGATGTTTCATTTGCATTTTTCAAACCAAAATCGAAAAGTACAACTGAATTGTTTATTAAACTAAATCACTGCTACGATGAACATGATAATCTATATTCGAGAGGTGACATAGATGAAAAAAAATCCATTATTTTTATTAAACAATAAACGTCCTGTGGGTGTTTATTCTGCATGTACGGCAAGCGGACCCGTACTTGAAGCAACATTAGAGTTCGCAAAAGAACACAATTCTTCGGTAGTAATCGAAGCAACCGCAAACCAAGTAAACCAATTTGGTGGTTATACAGGAATGCAACCTGTTGATTTTAAAGCGTTTGTTTATGAACTATCCGATAAAGTTGGATATGACAAATCACGCATCATTCTTGGTGGTGACCATTTAGGTCCTTTAACATGGACTGATTTAAATGAAGATGAAGCAATGAAAAATGCATGTGACTTAGTCTATGCTTATGTTCGTGCTGGTTTTACAAAAATTCACTTAGATACATCAATGCGTGTTGCAGATGATAGTACTGAAGAAGTGTTATCAAATGAAACCATTGCACGTCGTTCAGCAATGATGGCAAAAGTTTGTTTAGAAGCTTATGATGATTTATTGAAAGAAGATCCTGAAGCAGTATTCCCTGCATTTATTATTGGTAGTGAAGTGCCAATTCCAGGTGGTGCCCAAGAGGAAGAAGATACTTTAGCAGTAACATCTCCAGAAGCATTTAAAGAAACATACCGTGTATTCCAAGAAACATTTAAAGCAGCAGACGTGGAAAAAGTATTCGATTCTGTAATCGGTATTGTTGTGCAACCGGGGGTTGAATTTGGTGATGCAGATTTATTCCAATACAATCGTGAAAATGCGAAAGAACTTACGGATACATTAAAACGTGAATTTGATTCATTTGTATTTGAAGGTCATTCAACAGACTATCAAACACCAACACATTTACGTGAAATGGTTGAAGATGGTATCACAATCTTGAAGGTTGGACCAGCATTAACATTCGCATACCGTGAAGCACTCTTTGCGCTTGCACATATCGAAAGTCAAATCTGTACAGATCCATCAAACTTTGTAGATGTTTTAGAAACTGCAATGCTTGATCAACCTGGAAACTGGCAAAAACATTACCATGGAACAGATGTTGAGCTTTTCATCAAACGTAAATACAGCTATAGTGATCGTGCTCGTTATTACTTACCAGTACCTTCAGTACAAGCTGCAATTACAAAACTTGTTTCAAATTTAAATTCTGTAGAAATTCCAATGACATTAATTTCTCAATACATGCCATATCAATACCGTCGTATTAAAGAGGGAATTGTTGAGAATAATGCGGAAGCACTTATTAAAGATTACATTAAACTTTATTTAGAAGATTATCAATATGCAACGCATGTTGATGAATTAGAAGCATAAAAAATTAAAAAACCGTCCTAATGAGAACGGTTTTTTAATGCCTATTTGTCTTTTCGGTTGAAATAAATCAAGACTGCAAAGCCTACGATCGTAATTCCAAGTCCCAATAAAGCATTTGAATTAGAACTTACACCGGTATTAGGTAGTTGCGTAGGATAAGGAACATCTTCACTATCAATTAAGCCTGATTCGTCATTAATTACAAATTTTGTATTTACCTCAGTGGTAACATTACCATTTTCAACCCGTTCACCTTCTTCTTCGCTATCCGGATTTGTAACGAGTGGTGTTTCAGGAAGGATTGGTTTTAATTCGGGTTTTACTTGTGGTTTGATTAAAGGTTTTTGGTCTACTGGTTGTTCAACTTCAGGTAACGTTGTGTTAGGTTGTTCTTGTGGTTCATCATGTATGACATGAACCAATACATGCTTATCTTGAGCGGTATGGTGTACTTTGTCCGTTACACCTACAGTTACATCATAGTCACCAATCACATTGAAGTCGACTGCTGTTTCTATATCCGAATCAATATCGATCCCACCAATCATCATTCGTGCATTTCGACGACGCACATGGGCATGGATTTGGGTAAGGAAAGATGCTTCATCACTTACTGTCCCCACTTTATAACTGATTTCCTCATCTACGAAGAGTTCATCATCCTCAACCAAATCCCATGAAGCATACAAAGGTGTATCCGTTGTAACTGGATCAGTGCTTTGTGCAAATTTGGTACCATCTTGATCATAAAACCATCCTAAGAATTGATGAAGAGGATGTGTTAATGTAGGTAATGTTCCTAATGTTTCATCTTTGTATGTATAGAAAGCATCTGGATTTTCCACATCACTAAGTTGTGATTCATATGATACAAGATTTTTATTAATATTTAATTTTACGGCGTTAGATACGACTTCAGTGTTTGAACGTTCAACCCCAATAACAACTCGATAATATGCGCCATCATTTGCTTTCTGTGCTTCGAAGGACAAGGTATCTAATGTTTCATCTTCAAGATTCACAAAGCTTTCGTTATCATCGCTGATTTGCCATTGATAAGTGAGTTTGAAGCTTACTGGCGCATCAATACTTGCTTCAGTTCTCAGGGATACGATATCACCGATATCATAGTCATCGTTAATCATAACGGGTTCGTAAGTAATGCTTGCATCGTTATCAATTTCATAATAAATGTAATTACCAAAACTAAAGTAGTGCCAAGCACCGTGTGAATGCGGCCATAGCGATTCATCTTTTTCTTGACTAATTTCCAAAATTTTCCCATTATTCACTTTGCCTGTTTCACCATTATAAAGATCATAGGCTAAAACATTATTTTTACGGCTGTTTTTTGATATTTCTGTCATATTCCATCCGTTATTTACTAATGAATTAAAAGGACCTGATAAGCCAACTTCAGGGATCGGAGTATCTTCTTTAGGACGTAGTTCTAGTGCATTTTTGCCACCATCCGTCATTTTAAGACGAATACCATTCGGGTTTCCGGGAGTCACAGTATCTAGTGGATTCCCATCAATATCTACCCAAGGATTTGGAACCTTCCATTGTCCTTCTTCATTATCCCAAACCATAGCTGTCGCAGCTTTACGACTCCCGCCATACCAATCTTTTTTATAATATACATGATCAATCGCGTTGGTTACATATTTCAAATGACGCCCCTCGATTGAAGGTTTGAGATAAAAATTAGCGTTAAAATCAAAACCATCATGACGATCGTTATTTTTCCCGTTATTTGTGATGTTTACTTGGTAGAAAAAGAAATCAGAATCGACACGCCCGGATGCGTTCGCAAACTTTTGATTAACCACGACATTTTCCACTACGGTTGTCGAAGCAGCGTGGACACTAGTTAGGGAAGCAGTTAATACAAGTGCGGTTAGGATTCCCATACTTAATTTTCTTATAGGACTATTCATAATGTTTCACTCCATTCTTTTCGTGAGTTCATTATATCCTTACAAAGAATACCTTATTGAAAAGTGTTATAAAAAAACGCCTAGATGTTATGAAATATACATATTCCACATATACTTCGTAAATAACACAAAAAGAACACAAAAAAAGATGCTTAAGTGGAGTTGTTAAACAAAAGCAGATATTAATAAAAGACTAGAAACCCTTATCCATTTTATATTGGATAGGGGTTTTGTAATTTAAACAGTAAGCAGGTCTTTCAAAATTAAAATAATGTACATATTCTTCGATAAAATTTTCAAAGTTATCTACGGACCAGTATTGATAATCACACGCCATTTCTGCTTTAATCCATCCATTTAATGATTCGATAATTGGATTATCTGTAGGTGTTCTAGTTCGTGACATAGATCTAATTATGTTATAATTTTCATGCGCTTTAGCGAAAGCTTTAGAGTGGTAGACAGCTCCTTGATCTGTGGGAAGAATCGTGGGCGCTGTTTTTTTATTATCCTTAAGTAGCGCAAGGATATCCTCAAGACACTTATAGTAAGACTTGGGATCACCAGTTGTACGCGATAATGCAGAACCAATAATTTCTAAAGGTTGTGTTGCCTTCCATTGATTCATTATAATATTGGGATAAATTCGACTTTGTGTTCCAGATTTTTTATAGGAATAGTGTTTAACTTTTGATTTAATACTTAAAAACTTGCAGCACTTGTGGATT
This genomic stretch from Erysipelothrix rhusiopathiae harbors:
- a CDS encoding FUSC family protein, producing the protein MDTKYLPGLRILKTTLAVAICLITAWTLNYPAPFYAAITAVLMMKSSPEHAVRASLDRILGTLFGGIIGILFLLITIYFNIPSESLAYTLLIVAVLLVDLTLCKILNLREYATSMSAILVLAVLLNHNGTQGDAIQYMIRRILETLFGIFISVIINKYINHKEDLS
- a CDS encoding AgrD family cyclic lactone autoinducer peptide, encoding MKKIVNHVVNGLLKISDQATTLSLWSFYKPELPKKK
- a CDS encoding LytR/AlgR family response regulator transcription factor, with product MIKIAIVDDETIMHDRLREVVNQTLLSRDIDYRVLIFDNPDDVLSCVKQTKIDIVLLDIELGSRNGVELAKRLSLDSPSTVVVFITSYEGYIKDAFGLNVYDYILKQELDLQLPEALIQLTTRLTQRDSVVFKFDSGILNLELMEIVFALYENRNITIFTQDESYVMKSTSLTKVYESLPESMFIQPNSRYIVNMMYIQEMRKGVIKLKGYDDLIEVSRGQFKNLYQNYLDFLVESERL
- a CDS encoding GHKL domain-containing protein; the encoded protein is MTNEGMMLIGEALFCLLDVLLLFRAAQVFLTTKDNHKFKFWGVTFLTSFLIFSATVSTAFSSFVSIIMGVLLVVYVFVLFDGSVFAKVMSAIVYYLLLGIITILVISAVVKITNIQVDVLMGATELRMIVMFGIKTITIILIELLRRLLGPKQFTQDIFVSNYTLGYLVVNLLVIIVLFDIVLTQDYIISKNLIFYFIIIQTILISIMFMIISNYFEMKVKNETYQTMIDAFNLYQKREVERVESDVEVLKLKHDLKNHMASLSYMIESGKDDEARNYIHELIHHEALKTYVNTPNPVINAIVNSKITQNPHIHFVTRVGISEFKIEPYDLTVLLGNALDNAIEAAGKCERNRVVKLYLEENSQFCKIQVLNTFHEMPRMKDGVYLSSKRLGDKRGFGMVAMKETTNKYLGRMDSKIEDDYFKLTLILSKSS
- a CDS encoding accessory gene regulator B family protein yields the protein MKKISFKLSHNFYKYGYIDEDDCDRMRFALEVVMSNLFTFGFIILMGIVFHCFRPTLAFVVMLGALRSLDDTFHSNTFFGCFTMTVFAYVFSVFGPGVIDTSFKVPYMLLSSAFCGSIMLVFLFNRNNIRLNKNSGFMSYIIIMCIILFILTLALPSIFDIILVVMNVIMVVTVTFALGQIIHLRES
- a CDS encoding DUF5680 domain-containing protein, coding for MNYEALIVFLIEAKKNTYASGFGKVDSSRPHSYDLEFNSGKYKYIDSYLGTHLFTGEEAIWNQLNPVWAMNYSGRVINEEKFSSKFLKRALMEPTIDYPFRGKPFYSEGDYTYVMEANGDFSWFIGRELIFNKDELVYELNFHGGLVLDTHFD
- a CDS encoding uracil-xanthine permease family protein, with the translated sequence MSHNLTVGVQEKPSSTSKWVILSLQHVFAMFGATILVPFLTGLDVGVALVASGIGTLIYILCTGAKVPIYLGSSFAYIGSVAAAIASTGGAASAYTGLMVVGLIYLIVSIVITFTGSGWIKKLLPPVVVGPMIVIIGLSLAPTAVKEAGLMGIDVLLEQGKYVGVQGAAWKVPLVAFVTFMSVVLVSIRGKGFIKVVPFLVAIFVGYFSSVVLGLVDLGTVFQGYSFIQIPKFQFIGTYKLDFTAVAAFAPLALVTIAEHIGDHVVLGEITGEDYLESPGLNRTILGDGLATFVSASIGGPANTTYGENTGVIAMTGVGSVYVTGLAAIFAILLGFLGWVQAFITSIPWAVIGGMTIVLYGLIASNGIKVLIKDRTDLSDMKNLVVVASMLVIGLGGASVQITSQTSLTGMSLAAIVGILLNLFLNFIDKPKEIKETY
- a CDS encoding class II D-tagatose-bisphosphate aldolase, non-catalytic subunit codes for the protein MKKNPLFLLNNKRPVGVYSACTASGPVLEATLEFAKEHNSSVVIEATANQVNQFGGYTGMQPVDFKAFVYELSDKVGYDKSRIILGGDHLGPLTWTDLNEDEAMKNACDLVYAYVRAGFTKIHLDTSMRVADDSTEEVLSNETIARRSAMMAKVCLEAYDDLLKEDPEAVFPAFIIGSEVPIPGGAQEEEDTLAVTSPEAFKETYRVFQETFKAADVEKVFDSVIGIVVQPGVEFGDADLFQYNRENAKELTDTLKREFDSFVFEGHSTDYQTPTHLREMVEDGITILKVGPALTFAYREALFALAHIESQICTDPSNFVDVLETAMLDQPGNWQKHYHGTDVELFIKRKYSYSDRARYYLPVPSVQAAITKLVSNLNSVEIPMTLISQYMPYQYRRIKEGIVENNAEALIKDYIKLYLEDYQYATHVDELEA
- a CDS encoding LPXTG cell wall anchor domain-containing protein — its product is MNSPIRKLSMGILTALVLTASLTSVHAASTTVVENVVVNQKFANASGRVDSDFFFYQVNITNNGKNNDRHDGFDFNANFYLKPSIEGRHLKYVTNAIDHVYYKKDWYGGSRKAATAMVWDNEEGQWKVPNPWVDIDGNPLDTVTPGNPNGIRLKMTDGGKNALELRPKEDTPIPEVGLSGPFNSLVNNGWNMTEISKNSRKNNVLAYDLYNGETGKVNNGKILEISQEKDESLWPHSHGAWHYFSFGNYIYYEIDNDASITYEPVMINDDYDIGDIVSLRTEASIDAPVSFKLTYQWQISDDNESFVNLEDETLDTLSFEAQKANDGAYYRVVIGVERSNTEVVSNAVKLNINKNLVSYESQLSDVENPDAFYTYKDETLGTLPTLTHPLHQFLGWFYDQDGTKFAQSTDPVTTDTPLYASWDLVEDDELFVDEEISYKVGTVSDEASFLTQIHAHVRRRNARMMIGGIDIDSDIETAVDFNVIGDYDVTVGVTDKVHHTAQDKHVLVHVIHDEPQEQPNTTLPEVEQPVDQKPLIKPQVKPELKPILPETPLVTNPDSEEEGERVENGNVTTEVNTKFVINDESGLIDSEDVPYPTQLPNTGVSSNSNALLGLGITIVGFAVLIYFNRKDK
- a CDS encoding integrase core domain-containing protein; this encodes MRKQSDLGIKFSDNLIHKCCKFLSIKSKVKHYSYKKSGTQSRIYPNIIMNQWKATQPLEIIGSALSRTTGDPKSYYKCLEDILALLKDNKKTAPTILPTDQGAVYHSKAFAKAHENYNIIRSMSRTRTPTDNPIIESLNGWIKAEMACDYQYWSVDNFENFIEEYVHYFNFERPAYCLNYKTPIQYKMDKGF